One window of Hylemonella gracilis genomic DNA carries:
- a CDS encoding NADH-quinone oxidoreductase subunit M — translation MGLLSLAIWLPIAFGVLLLTLGRESQARAVRWVALIGALASFLVTLPLWAGFDNGTAAMQFVEQTVWMARFNVNYQVGVDGISLWFVLLTAFMTVIVVIAGWEVITERVNQYMGAFLILSGLMIGVFSALDGLLFYVFFEATLIPMYLIIGIWGGPNKIYAAFKFFLYTLLGSLLLLVALIYLYLASGGSFDIATWHQLPLTGTAQTLIFFAFFAAFAVKVPMWPVHTWLPDVHVEAPTGGSAVLAAIMLKLGAYGFLRFSLPIAPDAAHEWAWLMITLSLIAVIYVGLVALVQQDMKKLVAYSSVAHMGFVTLGFFLFNDLGVSGGLVQMIAHGFVSGAMFLCIGVLYDRMHSREIADYGGVINTMPKFTAFALLFAMANCGLPATAGFVGEWMVILGAVKANFWVGLLAATALIFGAAYTLWMFKRVYLGPVANDHVKELTDINGREFLMLTVLALAVLWMGVDPKPFTDVMNASVAELLKHVAVSKLPVPGIGISN, via the coding sequence ATGGGTTTGCTGAGCCTGGCAATCTGGTTGCCAATTGCTTTCGGCGTGTTGCTGCTGACGCTTGGGCGTGAGAGTCAGGCGCGCGCGGTGCGCTGGGTCGCCTTGATCGGGGCGCTGGCGAGCTTCCTGGTCACGCTGCCGTTGTGGGCCGGTTTCGACAACGGCACGGCGGCCATGCAGTTCGTCGAGCAGACGGTCTGGATGGCGCGTTTCAACGTCAACTACCAGGTGGGCGTGGACGGCATCTCGCTCTGGTTCGTGCTGCTGACCGCCTTCATGACGGTGATCGTGGTGATCGCGGGCTGGGAAGTCATCACTGAGCGCGTGAACCAGTACATGGGCGCCTTCCTGATCCTGAGCGGCCTCATGATCGGGGTCTTCTCCGCGCTGGATGGCCTTCTGTTCTACGTCTTCTTCGAAGCCACACTGATCCCGATGTACCTGATCATCGGCATCTGGGGTGGGCCGAACAAGATCTACGCGGCCTTCAAGTTCTTCCTCTACACCTTGCTGGGCTCGCTGCTCCTGCTTGTGGCGCTGATCTATCTGTACCTGGCCTCGGGTGGCAGCTTCGACATCGCAACCTGGCACCAGCTTCCGCTGACGGGCACGGCGCAGACCCTGATCTTCTTCGCTTTCTTCGCGGCCTTTGCCGTGAAGGTGCCGATGTGGCCGGTGCACACCTGGCTGCCTGACGTGCACGTCGAAGCCCCCACGGGCGGTTCCGCCGTGCTGGCGGCGATCATGCTCAAGCTGGGGGCCTACGGTTTTCTGCGCTTCTCGCTGCCGATCGCGCCGGACGCCGCGCACGAATGGGCCTGGCTGATGATCACGCTGTCGCTGATTGCCGTGATCTACGTCGGCCTGGTGGCCCTGGTCCAGCAGGACATGAAGAAGCTGGTGGCCTATTCGTCCGTGGCGCACATGGGTTTCGTGACCCTGGGTTTTTTCCTCTTCAATGACTTGGGCGTGAGTGGTGGCCTGGTGCAGATGATTGCCCATGGTTTCGTGTCCGGGGCCATGTTCCTCTGCATCGGCGTGCTCTACGACCGCATGCATTCGCGCGAAATCGCGGATTACGGCGGCGTCATCAACACCATGCCCAAGTTCACGGCCTTCGCGCTGCTGTTCGCCATGGCCAACTGCGGCCTGCCCGCCACGGCAGGCTTCGTCGGCGAGTGGATGGTCATCCTGGGCGCCGTCAAGGCCAATTTCTGGGTTGGTCTGCTGGCTGCTACGGCTCTGATCTTCGGCGCTGCCTACACCTTGTGGATGTTCAAGCGCGTTTACCTGGGGCCGGTGGCCAATGACCACGTCAAGGAACTGACCGACATCAACGGCCGCGAGTTCCTGATGCTGACCGTGCTGGCGCTGGCCGTGCTCTGGATGGGTGTCGACCCCAAGCCCTTCACCGACGTGATGAACGCCTCCGTGGCCGAGTTGCTCAAGCATGTGGCCGTCTCCAAGCTGCCGGTGCCTGGCATCGGAATCAGCAATTGA
- a CDS encoding DUF2818 family protein: MSSSSGAIWFLILLALSAANLPFFSERLLAVVPVPAALAPKNLGLRLLELVLLYFLVGGIGLWLEQRAGRIAPQGWEFYAVTATLFLTLAFPGFVWRYLRRRP; this comes from the coding sequence ATGAGTTCGTCCAGCGGTGCCATCTGGTTCCTGATCCTGCTCGCGCTGTCGGCGGCCAACCTGCCTTTCTTCTCCGAGCGTCTGCTCGCTGTCGTGCCTGTGCCTGCTGCCCTGGCCCCCAAGAACCTGGGCTTGCGCCTGCTGGAACTGGTGCTGCTGTACTTTCTGGTCGGTGGCATCGGCCTCTGGCTGGAACAGCGTGCTGGCCGCATCGCCCCGCAGGGTTGGGAGTTCTATGCCGTCACGGCGACGCTGTTCCTGACGCTCGCGTTTCCAGGCTTTGTCTGGCGTTATCTCAGAAGGCGCCCCTGA
- a CDS encoding NUDIX domain-containing protein: MHKADEHLIERRLASETLFKGNFLEARRDTVALPDGRSATREYVTHPGAVVIVPLLEDGRVVIERQYRYPVGRVMVEFPAGKLDAGEDPLRCGRRELLEETGYTAREWAKAGEMHLAIAYSTEVLHIYFARGLRQGERQLDEGEFLDVSTATPAQLLDWSRAGELTDAKSLSCLLWLQNVLSGAWTLDWHADPGSAPTPAG, from the coding sequence ATGCACAAGGCTGACGAACATCTGATCGAGCGGCGGCTGGCCAGTGAGACGCTGTTCAAGGGCAACTTTCTGGAAGCCCGCCGTGACACCGTGGCCCTGCCTGATGGCCGCAGCGCCACCCGTGAGTACGTCACGCACCCGGGCGCCGTGGTCATCGTTCCCCTGCTGGAAGATGGTCGCGTGGTCATCGAGCGTCAGTACCGTTACCCCGTGGGCAGGGTGATGGTCGAGTTTCCCGCTGGCAAGCTGGATGCGGGGGAAGACCCGCTGCGCTGCGGGCGGCGTGAGCTGCTGGAGGAAACCGGTTACACCGCCCGCGAGTGGGCCAAGGCGGGCGAGATGCACCTGGCCATCGCCTATTCCACCGAAGTGCTTCACATCTACTTCGCGCGCGGCCTGCGGCAGGGTGAACGCCAGCTCGACGAAGGGGAGTTCCTCGACGTGTCCACGGCCACGCCCGCGCAGTTGCTGGATTGGAGCCGTGCTGGTGAGCTCACCGATGCCAAAAGCCTGAGTTGTCTGCTCTGGCTGCAGAACGTTCTCTCCGGTGCCTGGACACTGGACTGGCATGCCGACCCGGGCAGCGCCCCTACGCCGGCAGGTTGA
- a CDS encoding DUF1178 family protein, whose product MKVFNLRCGAHHSFEGWFASEEDYANQTERGLLECPLCGDKAVHKLPSAPRINLGAKPSAAIAGPSEPARADVQDGNATAVEAAGADSLRALQAAYLQFARHVAQQTEDVGERFAEEARKIHYGESEERGIRGKTSPKEAEALMEEGISVMPLFLPEGIEGPLQ is encoded by the coding sequence ATGAAAGTCTTCAACCTTCGCTGTGGTGCGCACCACTCTTTCGAAGGCTGGTTTGCCTCGGAAGAGGACTACGCCAACCAGACTGAACGCGGCTTGCTCGAATGCCCCTTGTGTGGTGACAAGGCCGTGCACAAATTGCCGAGTGCTCCGCGCATCAATCTGGGGGCCAAGCCGAGCGCGGCGATCGCAGGCCCATCGGAGCCGGCAAGGGCGGACGTCCAGGACGGTAATGCCACCGCGGTTGAGGCGGCGGGCGCGGATTCTCTGCGGGCCTTGCAGGCTGCGTACCTGCAGTTCGCGCGCCATGTGGCCCAGCAGACCGAGGATGTGGGTGAGCGCTTCGCCGAGGAAGCGCGCAAGATCCACTATGGCGAAAGCGAAGAGCGTGGCATCCGAGGCAAGACCTCGCCCAAGGAGGCCGAGGCCTTGATGGAGGAGGGCATCAGCGTGATGCCACTGTTCCTGCCCGAGGGCATCGAGGGGCCATTGCAGTGA
- a CDS encoding ABC transporter transmembrane domain-containing protein codes for MPIPPAAPSVPEPPRARPQSLSGLGPFLRPYRGRIVLALVFLALAAAATLAFPLALRTLIDQGLTSPTSAQGRGEQLLALREHFALLFGVAAALGLFSAVRFYLMSWLGERVTADLRNAIYAHVLRQSPEFFETTQTGEVLSRLTADTTLVQTVVGSSFSMGLRSTVTGLGALAMLVWTNPWIMTQVLGVLVLVVLPSVWFGRRVRRLSRASQDRVADSSAIASEVLNAIPVVQGYTAEARENHRFADATENAFSTARRRVRARAALMGFIIVATSAALLWGLYQGTQAVLAGQISAGHLGQTVVYVIMLASSFAVLGEVYGELLRAAGATERLMELLNLRSPITSPAQALALPPTDGPSHVRFEAVTFHYPSRPTQAALKDFTLEVRPGETVALVGPSGAGKSTVLQLLLRFYDPQTGRIVLDGAPIHRLKLQDLRARMALVPQEPVLFSASALENIRYGRPDASDTQVHAAAQAAHADDFIRALPEGYDTFLGERGVRLSGGQRQRIAIARAMLKNAPLLLLDEATSALDAESERMVQAALESAMRDRTTLVIAHRLATVQKADRIVVIDQGRIVEQGTHAELTAAGGLYARLAALQFKS; via the coding sequence ATGCCCATCCCCCCTGCTGCCCCCTCCGTTCCCGAGCCGCCTCGCGCCCGGCCTCAGTCCCTGAGCGGACTCGGGCCGTTCCTGCGGCCCTACCGGGGACGCATCGTGCTCGCCCTGGTCTTTCTGGCCCTGGCCGCGGCCGCCACACTGGCCTTTCCGCTGGCCCTGCGCACCCTGATCGACCAGGGCTTGACCTCGCCAACCTCGGCCCAAGGCCGGGGCGAACAGTTGCTGGCCTTGCGCGAGCATTTCGCCCTGCTGTTTGGGGTGGCGGCGGCCCTGGGTCTGTTTTCCGCCGTGCGCTTCTACCTGATGAGCTGGCTGGGCGAACGCGTCACGGCGGACCTGCGCAATGCCATTTACGCCCATGTGCTGCGGCAAAGCCCCGAATTCTTCGAGACCACGCAGACCGGTGAGGTGCTCTCGCGCCTGACCGCCGACACCACACTGGTGCAGACCGTGGTGGGTTCATCTTTTTCCATGGGTCTGCGCAGCACCGTCACCGGCCTCGGCGCGCTGGCCATGCTGGTATGGACCAACCCCTGGATCATGACCCAGGTGCTGGGCGTGCTCGTGCTGGTGGTGCTGCCAAGCGTCTGGTTCGGCCGCCGCGTGCGGCGCTTGTCGCGCGCCAGCCAGGACCGCGTGGCCGATTCCAGCGCCATCGCCAGCGAGGTGCTGAACGCGATTCCCGTGGTCCAGGGCTACACGGCCGAGGCGCGCGAAAACCACCGCTTCGCCGATGCCACCGAAAACGCCTTCAGCACCGCCCGGCGCCGGGTTCGGGCCCGTGCCGCGTTGATGGGTTTCATCATCGTCGCCACCTCGGCCGCCCTGCTCTGGGGGCTGTACCAGGGCACTCAAGCGGTGCTGGCCGGGCAAATCAGCGCCGGGCACCTGGGCCAGACCGTCGTCTACGTCATCATGCTGGCCAGTTCCTTCGCCGTGCTGGGCGAGGTCTATGGCGAACTGCTGCGCGCGGCGGGAGCCACCGAGCGGCTGATGGAGTTGCTGAACCTGCGCTCCCCCATCACCTCGCCAGCACAAGCCCTGGCCTTGCCCCCGACCGACGGTCCCAGCCACGTCCGCTTCGAGGCCGTGACTTTCCACTACCCCTCGCGCCCCACGCAGGCGGCTCTGAAAGACTTCACGCTCGAGGTCCGCCCTGGCGAGACCGTGGCCTTGGTCGGCCCCAGTGGGGCGGGCAAGAGCACGGTGCTGCAGTTGCTGCTGCGCTTCTACGACCCGCAAACCGGCCGCATCGTGCTGGACGGCGCGCCCATCCACCGCTTGAAACTGCAAGACCTGCGCGCGCGCATGGCCCTGGTGCCGCAGGAGCCGGTGCTGTTCTCGGCCAGCGCGCTTGAAAATATCCGGTACGGTCGTCCCGACGCGAGCGACACGCAAGTTCATGCCGCAGCGCAAGCCGCCCACGCGGACGACTTCATCCGCGCCCTGCCCGAGGGCTATGACACCTTTCTGGGTGAACGCGGCGTGCGCCTGTCGGGCGGACAACGCCAGCGCATTGCCATCGCGCGCGCCATGCTCAAGAACGCGCCCCTGTTGCTACTGGATGAAGCGACCAGCGCACTCGATGCCGAGAGCGAACGCATGGTGCAGGCTGCGCTGGAATCCGCCATGCGTGACCGCACGACACTGGTCATCGCGCACCGACTGGCAACGGTGCAGAAAGCGGATCGCATCGTGGTCATCGATCAGGGCCGCATCGTGGAACAGGGCACGCATGCGGAACTGACCGCGGCAGGCGGGCTTTATGCGCGACTGGCGGCCTTGCAGTTCAAATCCTAG
- the nuoN gene encoding NADH-quinone oxidoreductase subunit NuoN, with protein MIDAFSWIAVLPELVLLVMACAITLLDLLVKSRLRTGSFVLTLITLGAVAVLQAFYANTSATVYGLSNMVVSDPMGNWLKCFSALAVMLTLIYGRAYAGDRDMLRGGELFSLSLFALLGMFIMIGGNNFLMIYLGLELLTLASYALVALRRDHAQSTEAAMKYFVLGSLASGLLLYGLSMMYGATGTLNINEVFRVTNSDLVNPQVLTFGIVFVVAGLAFKLGVAPFHMWIPDVYQGAPTAITLMIGGAPKLAAFAIVIRLLVEGMLPLWFDWQQMLMILAVASLLVGNFAAIAQTNLKRMLAFSTIAQMGFVLLGLMSGVVNGHAGFAANAYSSAMFYILSYVLTTLATFGIILLLAREGFESEEISDLTGLNQRSPLYAAVMAICLFSLAGIPPMVGFYAKLSVLQALIASGSVLNLGIAIFAVIMSLVGAFYYLRVVKVMYFDAPAAQGPASEGVRAPLGTRAVLTVNGLLVLVLGILPGGLMILCARAIVQMLSA; from the coding sequence ATGATTGATGCCTTTAGCTGGATCGCGGTCCTCCCCGAGTTGGTCCTGCTCGTCATGGCCTGCGCCATCACCTTGCTGGATCTGCTGGTCAAGAGCCGCCTGCGCACGGGCAGCTTCGTGCTGACCCTGATCACCCTGGGCGCCGTGGCTGTCTTGCAGGCCTTCTACGCCAACACCAGCGCCACGGTCTATGGTCTGTCCAACATGGTGGTCAGTGACCCCATGGGCAACTGGCTCAAGTGCTTCTCCGCCCTCGCCGTGATGTTGACCTTGATCTACGGTCGCGCCTACGCGGGTGACCGTGACATGCTGCGTGGTGGTGAGCTGTTCAGCCTGTCCCTGTTCGCGCTGTTGGGCATGTTCATCATGATCGGCGGCAACAACTTCCTGATGATCTACCTGGGCCTGGAGTTGCTTACCTTGGCCAGCTACGCCCTGGTGGCCCTGCGTCGTGACCACGCCCAGTCCACCGAGGCGGCGATGAAGTACTTCGTGCTCGGTTCGCTGGCCTCGGGCTTGCTGCTTTACGGCCTGTCCATGATGTACGGCGCTACCGGCACGCTCAACATCAACGAGGTGTTCCGTGTCACCAACTCCGACCTGGTGAACCCACAGGTTCTGACTTTCGGCATCGTCTTTGTCGTCGCTGGCTTGGCCTTCAAGCTCGGCGTCGCGCCCTTCCACATGTGGATTCCGGACGTCTACCAAGGCGCGCCCACCGCCATCACATTGATGATCGGTGGCGCGCCCAAGCTGGCGGCCTTTGCCATCGTCATCCGCCTGTTGGTCGAGGGCATGCTGCCGCTGTGGTTCGACTGGCAGCAGATGTTGATGATCCTGGCCGTGGCCTCGTTGCTGGTGGGCAATTTCGCCGCCATCGCTCAGACCAACCTCAAGCGCATGCTGGCCTTCTCCACCATCGCGCAGATGGGCTTTGTGCTGCTGGGCCTGATGTCGGGTGTCGTGAACGGGCACGCCGGATTCGCCGCCAATGCCTACAGCTCGGCCATGTTCTACATCCTGAGCTACGTGCTGACCACGCTGGCCACCTTCGGCATCATCCTGCTGCTGGCACGTGAGGGTTTCGAGAGCGAGGAGATCAGCGATCTCACCGGCTTGAACCAGCGCAGTCCCCTGTACGCGGCGGTGATGGCGATCTGCCTGTTCTCGCTGGCCGGCATTCCGCCCATGGTCGGCTTCTACGCCAAGCTGTCCGTGCTGCAGGCCCTCATCGCTTCCGGCAGCGTGCTGAATCTGGGCATCGCCATCTTCGCGGTCATCATGTCGTTGGTCGGCGCCTTTTACTATCTGCGCGTGGTCAAGGTCATGTACTTCGACGCGCCTGCCGCGCAAGGCCCCGCCAGTGAAGGGGTGCGCGCGCCTTTGGGTACCCGGGCCGTGCTGACGGTCAACGGCCTGCTGGTGCTCGTGCTCGGCATCCTGCCCGGTGGCCTGATGATTCTCTGCGCTCGCGCCATCGTGCAGATGCTTAGCGCCTGA